One region of Armigeres subalbatus isolate Guangzhou_Male chromosome 3, GZ_Asu_2, whole genome shotgun sequence genomic DNA includes:
- the LOC134223049 gene encoding uncharacterized protein LOC134223049 — protein sequence MLIQELTEKLPANTQLEWVRYRRKSKIVTLRTLSNFLSRIVNDASEITPYSETATVAVDQAFRRKKERREQEGFLHTHSSDTSDQASLSTNVPQREKKPCRICGRCDYRIRNCEAFKRLRLPERWEAVRKWKLCYLCLNEHGSARCKLNFRCNVNRCNERHNPLLHIDQTVSTNCNIHSLQRQSVIFRMMPVTLYNGNCSVDTIAFLDEGSSYTLVEKSLVHALHAKGVTQPLRVTWTAGVTRIEKDSQRVELNISARGSSQRFRIMAAHTVDNLKLPQQTVTMSNVINDHSHLRGLPVADNYRGAPQILIGLKDIHLYAPLESRIGKPDEPIAVRSKFRWTIYGPSSASGSDSETVSNQELHDLLRSHFKLEESVISVALLPESDEDKRAKDILNKTTVRVGDRFETGMLWKEEQVRFPDSYPMALKRFRGLERRLAKDGELYLKVRDLIKDYTSKGYIHVATQQELEEFEPQEVCYLPLSVVVHPKKPGKVRLVWNASAAVNGVPFNSKLLKGPDMLTPFPNVLAKFPE from the coding sequence ATGCTGATCCAGGAGCTGACAGAAAAACTGCCGGCCAATACGCAATTGGAGTGGGTGCGGTATAGGAGGAAATCCAAGATCGTAACGCTGCGGACTTTGTCCAATTTTCTATCACGAATCGTCAATGATGCTAGCGAGATTACACCGTACAGCGAGACTGCAACCGTCGCCGTCGATCAAGCAtttcggaggaaaaaggaaagaaggGAACAGGAGGGATTCTTGCACACGCATAGTTCCGACACGAGCGACCAAgcaagtttgtcaacaaatgtccCGCAAAGGGAAAAAAAGCCATGTCGAATTTGTGGTCGCTGCGATTACCGGATTCGAAACTGCGAAGCCTTCAAAAGACTCAGGCTGCCGGAAAGATGGGAAGCGGTACGAAAGTGGAAGTTGTGTTATCTCTGTCTCAACGAACACGGAAGTGCCCGATGCAAGTTGAATTTCCGATGCAACGTGAATCGTTGCAATGAACGTCACAACCCGCTGCTGCACATCGACCAAACGGTCAGCACAAACTGTAACATTCACTCGCTTCAACGACAATCGGTTATTTTCCGAATGATGCCCGTCACGCTATATAACGGGAACTGTTCGGTGGACACTATAGCGTTCTTGGACGAAGGGTCGTCTTACACGTTGGTGGAAAAGTCGCTGGTGCACGCACTGCACGCCAAGGGTGTGACGCAGCCACTTCGAGTAACCTGGACAGCAGGAGTGACGAGAATAGAGAAGGACTCACAACGAGTGGAGTTGAACATATCGGCAAGAGGCTCATCGCAGCGTTTTCGTATTATGGCTGCTCATACAGTAGACAACCTGAAGCTACCGCAACAGACTGTCACGATGTCCAACGTAATCAATGACCACTCTCATTTGCGAGGATTGCCGGTCGCAGATAATTATCGAGGAGCGCCGCAAATCCTCATTGGACTGAAGGACATTCACCTTTATGCGCCTCTCGAGTCCAGGATTGGCAAACCAGATGAACCGATTGCTGTGCGATCAAAGTTTAGATGGACAATTTACGGTCCTTCCTCTGCAAGCGGATCTGACTCCGAAACCGTTTCGAATCAAGAGCTGCATGATCTACTGCGAAGTCATTTCAAGCTAGAAGAGTCGGTGATTTCCGTAGCACTGCTACCGGAATCTGACGAAGACAAGCGAGCGAAGGATATCCTCAACAAAACGACTGTACGTGTTGGCGACCGTTTCGAGACGGGAATGTTGTGGAAAGAGGAGCAAGTGCGATTTCCCGACAGCTACCCGATGGCGTTGAAGCGATTTCGAGGATTAGAGAGACGGCTAGCGAAAGATGGTGAGCTGTACCTGAAGGTAAGAGATTTAATAAAAGACTATACATCGAAGGGCTATATCCATGTAGCAACGCAGCAAGAGTTGGAGGAGTTCGAACCTCAAGAAGTGTGCTACTTGCCGCTAAGCGTGGTAGTGCACCCGAAGAAGCCGGGAAAGGTTCGTTTAGTGTGGAACGCGTCGGCCGCGGTAAATGGAGTGCCGTTTAACTCAAAGCTACTGAAGGGACCAGACATGTTAACTCCGTTTCCAAACGTGCTAGCAAAATTCCCAGAGTGA
- the LOC134223050 gene encoding uncharacterized protein LOC134223050 yields MTDARARRNFNPPSAPHMGGVWERLVRSVKAALTVLNDGRRLTDEVLLTTLAEAEDLINSRPLTYAGLGPEASEALTPNHFVKGPEIATDKISPTADAEALRDIYKRSQALADKLWKRWLAEYVPSINQRSKWYADTPPICTGDLVYIADDGARKSWTRGVIIEVYPGADGRVRQALVKTSRGNFRRPVAKLAVLEIQHRNSGATEGSPPELRGGGMYAPPSIENPCAK; encoded by the coding sequence ATGACAGATGCACGAGCCCGGCGGAATTTTAATCCTCCTAGTGCGCCCCATATGGGAGGAGTTTGGGAGCGGCTAGTGCGGTCAGTAAAAGCGGCGCTGACCGTACTAAATGATGGTAGAAGGTTAACAGATGAAGTGCTGCTGACAACGTTGGCCGAGGCAGAAGATCTAATAAATTCTCGTCCGCTGACGTACGCCGGTTTGGGACCGGAAGCAAGTGAAGCTCTGACTCCAAATCACTTTGTGAAGGGCCCTGAGATAGCTACGGACAAGATTTCGCCAACAGCGGATGCGGAAGCATTGCGGGATATTTACAAACGATCGCAAGCTTTGGCGGATAAGCTGTGGAAGCGATGGCTAGCAGAGTACGTTCCTTCGATCAATCAAAGATCCAAGTGGTATGCCGATACTCCACCAATCTGCACCGGAGATCTAGTGTACATAGCGGATGATGGAGCTAGGAAGAGTTGGACACGTGGCGTAATAATTGAAGTGTATCCTGGAGCGGACGGGCGAGTGCGACAAGCGCTGGTGAAAACATCGAGAGGCAATTTCCGGCGGCCGGTGGCGAAGTTGGCGGTGCTTGAAATCCAGCATCGTAACTCTGGTGCTACAGAGGGAAGCCCACCAGAATTACGGGGAGGGGGTATGTACGCACCACCGAGCATCGAAAACCCCTGCGCTAAATAA